Genomic segment of Deltaproteobacteria bacterium:
AGGTCCGAGCTGCGCGGAGCCTGATTTACCAAATCACGGCGCAACTCGAGAGCACTCCCGAGTCGTAGCTGCAGGCCGCGCTCGACACTTGTGAGTCGAATGTCGCGGCCAGCATGAGCAATTTCCCTCGATAATTGCGGCGCCCTTGCAGCGGGCGCGGGAATCACCAGATTCGCCAGCGGTGCGAACTGGAGGTTCCATGGCTGAGCTCGATGGTCCCGAGGGTGTTTCCCCGTATCGCCGCATTCTCAATCGACACGAGACAACGTTACGAGTTGCCATCGTAGCGACTGTCTTCCTCGGCTTGTTGGTCGCCTTCCTCTTGCGAAGAGAGCGGGCCGAGCGCCCGACCATCCCTCAATTCGCTTCCGCGGCCCTCCCCTCCTCCCAGGCGCCGATTCCTGCGGCACAACCGCCGGTGGCCGCCCCAGCCGTTTCGAGCGGCGATCCTGAGGCGATGCTCAGGCGACTCGCCGGGCCACTTTCATCGAGCCCGCTGTGGGCCACCTGGCTCGCCGTTCCGAACCTGGTGCACCGCCTTGCGGCCGCGACGAGCCTGGTTGCCCGCGACGAGAGCCCTCGTCCTGTTCTCGGATTCCTTCGCCCCTCAGCAGCCTTCGTAACCAGGATTCAGGACGGCGAAACCGTCGCGACGCAGTCGACCTACGCTCGATACGACGTTCTCACGCGGTTGGTGACCACTCTCGACCCTGCCCGTGTTGGCGCCGCCTATTCTGA
This window contains:
- a CDS encoding DUF3014 domain-containing protein — protein: MAELDGPEGVSPYRRILNRHETTLRVAIVATVFLGLLVAFLLRRERAERPTIPQFASAALPSSQAPIPAAQPPVAAPAVSSGDPEAMLRRLAGPLSSSPLWATWLAVPNLVHRLAAATSLVARDESPRPVLGFLRPSAAFVTRIQDGETVATQSTYARYDVLTRLVTTLDPARVGAAYSEMAPLFQRAFIPISRPGQSFTGVLHQAIRVLRDTPVPDARPALVRNGSTYAYADSKLEDLGPAKKLLLRMGPKNERAIQTWLAKFDQAIPDAVAISPSSSRTTRTGETKPHT